Below is a genomic region from Scomber scombrus chromosome 3, fScoSco1.1, whole genome shotgun sequence.
ACTGTTTCATTCATGCGCTTCTAGCAAGCTATCGTTAATTTCCTTGCTAGCTAACCTGTAGTGCTATGGTTTCGTTTGCAACAGCTGCTCGGGTTAACATTATGATATATTTTACAGCTAATACCAATCAACCAAGTTTTCTTATCAGCTGTAGAGTTTAACAATCAAGTATCATATGAGACGTTAACTTAAGGCGCTGTTGTATCTCTTGTGTTGCAGGATTACAAGGGCCAGAAGCTGGCTGAACAGATTTTCCAAGGAATAATACTCATCTCAGCGGTAACTAAACATGACAAACGCAAACTAGCCATTTAAAACATCCCATTTGAAGgccattgtgtttttgtgtctgcaggCAGGTTCACTGGTGTCATTGTTTTTCCAGGTGATTGGATTCGTGTATGGTCTGATCATTGAGCAGTTTGGGTGGACAGTTTACATCGTTTTGGGTGGTTTTGCTGTGTCCTGTGTGGTAAGTTTTGCTTTGCATTAAGATAAGACACGTCTTTATTGATTCCCCTTtagagaaattcaaattgactaGCAGTACAGTTGGAAAAAAGTAGCAatgtaagggtgaaagtgatagAGTAAAATACAATACCATGTACAGTAAACAGTTTCTGTGTATACATCtgcataaatataaatgtgcaaaatgcAGAAGTTCCTTAGATCATATACATGTGTGGACtgttcctgggatttacatagtaTAGAGAgcattagtctttttagtggaagtgggaggtactgggagctgtggtgttttacagtctgatggctgatggtatgaaagagtcCCCCAAGTGCTTTGAGGCACCTGGCTTGATGAGTCTGTGGCTGAATGTGGTCCTGAGCTGCCTCAGGTATGCGTAGAGGGAAGGAACAATATATCCACCTGTCCTATACACAAGACTAAATTCTTGCCCATTGTAGTTtatcttgttgtgtatcatgtcAACAACAGCCAACATTATATCATTTCTAATGTTTCTCTCCTTGATTGTAGTTGACTCTGCCCCCCTGGCCTATGTTCAGAAGGAACCCCCTGTCCTGGCAGCCAGCTTTACCAGAGACAAGCAGTGAGTCCATCCCAAAACCTCAGGAAagcaagaggaagaagaacaagtaacTCAGAACTGTCCCTGCACGGCTGTTAATACACCTTTTTATATTGGAAATTATTCTGAAGTTTGTCTCCCAGTTCACATGTAAAGCGTTAGGAAGGAAAACTTTGTTACAGTGTTCATCAATCAACAATGAAATACTTATGTCCAGTAATAAACAactgatactgtatgttttacaaatgtgtatttgtatttacatttgGTTTTCGGCAGACTGAGTATGTGTGTCTGAAAAATGGCACATTTAAGCATGACTTATTTATAAGACGTTTTATTGTAGCTCTCAACATAGTGAAACAAAGgtacaaatcaatacaaatagTTTAGGgtttattaaaaacaattagTGTTAATATCTGCactacattattttttttggtttaagaAAATATAATAGAGTAGAACAATTAAATCTTCAACGATACAGCATATGTAGAACAATTACTGAATTATAGCGGTCATAAATAAGCCACTACATTCCACTACAGCAATTAAGAAGATAGTGAATGCTTTAATATGAATAGAAATGTTTGCATAGGCATCCTGAAAACTGCAGGATTACTAGATGTACtagaataacataaaaaaactatATAGTCATGTACATAAAATTGCATGCACAAGGAGAGCTGAATGGTGTCACTTCTAAGACAAAACCTACAAGCATGAATGAGAATTTGAATGTAAACAGGAGGAATTAAGTGGCATtttattcagttcagtttctgctTGAAAAGTTGAAACTTTTCTGTAGTTTCCTGTTCAGCGAGATCTGTCATGACACTTTCCTCTTCTTAGCAATTTCTCACTAATGATGAAATGCACTTGTGTAAATGCTTCCTTCTGTATAGTGTCCTCTTTTACACTTTGAAGGCTATCTCCTCAAAGAATTTCAGCTGCCTTACCATCACAGCATAAGTTTGATACTTCTCATCTCCCATCTGGTCACGAAGGCACAGCTGCAGTGATACAAAAGCAAGATacacagaaaacagaggaaATCATAATTAATTCAAATGAATTTAGCATTTTGAATTAAGAGGACAATTTAACTTTTCAGTGGAGTTtgggtttatttttaaaaatacaaattttaaaTGCGTACTTCTCGTTtgtcgtcgtcgtcgtcgtccTCCATGATTTCCAAGACTCTGTCGAGAAGTTTGACTCCCAGACCTTTCACCACATCTGTTCTCAGCTGTTCTATGGCTCTCCTTATCTTGGCAGGACCAGACGTGGAGCCTTTCAGAGGAACAAACTGGTTAAACACAAGAACACACCACAACAACTGACTCATGACAACAGAGTTTGGTCAAAATATCTAACCTATTGGTATTTCGCCGAGTGACAAGTGCTCTGCTTCCTCTCGAGCTTTCCCATGAAGCACCAGAGTGTCCCTGTACTTCCTGTTCAGTTTAAATTCTGGCAACGCAGTAGAGCCAAAACTGCCTTTGTCCACCTCGTTCACACCAGCTCCACAATCCATTCTTAAAGTCTGGGTCATCATGTGGACTAAATCCTGCATTTCGCTAGATTCAGTCTTCCTGTAAAAAGTCCGTAAATCAAGGATTATACAGCAGATTTATACAGGCGTGAAATAGCAAATGTGTGAGCAAAGGCTTTCCAGAGCGAGTAATATGAAGATGTTTGAGATGAGGAATTGTTAGAATAGTTTCTATCCTCTATTGTACACTCTCACCTTTCTCTGCAGTCTCCCTCTGAACGCTCTGTGGAACTTGTGGATGAGCTGCACTCATCATCGGACTTTAGCTCCAATTTATCCTGTTACAATTAAACACACACCACTGTTGTGATAGAAGTATGGGCACACATTTAAGCTtactataaactataatatcGGATTAGCCTCATAAGGCACATCCAGCCTCTTTTGTGTTTTACCTGTAGCTATTTAAAACGTGCAGTTAAATTACACAGTGGAGTGGAGTGTCTGTaccttattattattctcagtGATAGAGTCCGAAACAGATCTGCTAACTGGGGCTCTGTCATGCTCAGGCTTGGTGGAAGTCACATCATAAGATGACCTTCTTACAGCACTAACACCTGTGGAAAGATCCAAGTAATCATTGAGGAGGGAAAAATGAAATACCAACCAtacttttaaatttttttatagACATTTAATATAGCTTTAATAACACAGAATGTTTTTGATTATAGGTCTAAACAAAATATTGCAAAATGtacctgattggctgacagtCTCTTGGGACTGCCTCAGTCTTCGTCTCTCTCTGGCAGACAGAGGACGATCCTGAAATAAATATTGACCCACATTGTCTGTGATTGATACACTACTTATAACAATTTGTTGCTTACAAATGTAGAAATGGTGATCCTTCTTGGTGATGAAACAAAAATTGTGCCTTATGCATGGTGGATATTCAGTAATGTACATGGTTGTGCAGTAATGTCTCTGTATACAGAATGTAAGTGGAAGGGCAATATCACCTGCGGCACATTTAAGAATCCGTCCTTACAGTAACCAGCTGATGTGGAGGTTGCAGCAACACTAGCTTTCTTGCTCTCTGTGCTCCTCTtgcttctcttcctcccctccacaGCTACACTTTCAACAGGAAGTGGAGGTAAAGGTCTGGGAGCACCTGCCTTAgactgacaaaaagaaaaaaacgaaaTAACTTTAATTATTCTTATTGACTGTTGATGGTTATTTTTATGGTCACATTTGTCATGTGTAGCCTGCCATTAAAATT
It encodes:
- the spcs1 gene encoding signal peptidase complex subunit 1, coding for MLSIFKSIPTHMDYKGQKLAEQIFQGIILISAVIGFVYGLIIEQFGWTVYIVLGGFAVSCVLTLPPWPMFRRNPLSWQPALPETSSESIPKPQESKRKKNK